The following proteins are co-located in the Streptomyces sp. DT2A-34 genome:
- a CDS encoding 5-oxoprolinase/urea amidolyase family protein → MSFDTLLVANRGEIAVRIIRTARELGLRTVAAYSDADRSAPHVRLADTAVRLGPTPAKESYLDAELVLKAAKDSGAGAIHPGYGFLSEDALFARRCEEAGIVFVGPTPEQLELFGAKHTARAAAEAAGVPLAPGTGLLGSLAEALEEAQVIGYPVMLKATGGGGGIGMSACRCADELTEAWERVQRIAAASFSSAGVFLERLVERARHVEVQVFGDGEGRVVTFGDRDCTLQRRHQKVVEEAPAPGLPAHLREQLAASARDLCASIDYRSAGTVEFVYDAAREEAYFLEVNTRLQVEHPVTEEIYGVDLVAWMLRLARGERDVVRAPGPPRGHAVEARLYAEDPSREHRPSSGLLTRVEFPHGVRVDGWVETGTEVTTAYDPMLAKIIAYGPDRAHALQRLDEALARTRVDGIETNLGLVRAALAHQDFLAAAHTTATLTTVPDPTPRIEVLAGGTLTSVQDWPGRTGYWQVGVPPCGPMDDLSFRLGNRALGNPEGAPGLECTLQGPELRFSHPTTVCVTGAPAPVTVDGGAVAQWEPVTVPAGAVLEVGAPAEHGLRTYVLVAGGLDVPAFLGSASTFTLGRFGGHGGRALRTGDVLHGGTVTEGTAVPLPDRPSLGAVWHIKAVEGPHAAPEFFTEDDIRDFYAADWKVHFNSARTGIRLIGPRPRWARADGGEAGLHPSNIHDTPYSVGAVDYTGDMPVLLGPDGPSLGGFVCPATVISGERWKLGQLRPGDTVRFLPVRADGSARPEIADGGVLARDGDVTYRRSGDDSLLVEFGPMRLDLALRMRVHALMEAVAEAGRDGITDLTPGIRSLQIQTDPARLPQHELLAEVRQMIASLPPTDELVVPSRTVHLPLSWDDPATREAIARYMAGVRDDAPWCPWNIEFIRRVNGLESVEDVHRTVFDAEYLVLGLGDVYLGAPVATPLDPRHRLVTTKYNPARTWTAENSVGIGGAYLCVYGMEGPGGYQFVGRTTQVWSGWQQRGAFEPGSPWLLRFFDRIRWYPVSAEELLELRADLTSGRFVPRIEEGTFSLADHRAFLAENAESIAEFRARQQAAFAAERDAWEAAGEFARAEQATAPVAPAAEVTVPAGGRLVEAEFAASVWQLNVQPGDEVTAGQPLLALEAMKMESRVHAPIAGVVVEVLVRPGDQVAAGTALVVLAPTTP, encoded by the coding sequence ATGAGCTTCGACACGCTGCTCGTCGCCAACCGGGGCGAGATCGCCGTCCGCATCATCCGTACGGCCCGCGAGCTCGGCCTGCGCACGGTGGCCGCGTACTCCGACGCGGACCGCTCGGCGCCCCACGTCCGGCTCGCCGACACAGCCGTACGGCTCGGCCCGACGCCCGCCAAGGAGTCGTACCTCGATGCCGAGCTGGTGCTGAAGGCGGCCAAGGACAGCGGGGCCGGCGCGATCCACCCCGGCTACGGCTTCCTGTCCGAGGACGCGCTGTTCGCCCGGCGCTGCGAGGAAGCCGGGATCGTGTTCGTGGGGCCGACGCCCGAGCAACTGGAGCTGTTCGGCGCCAAGCACACGGCACGGGCGGCGGCCGAGGCGGCCGGCGTACCGCTGGCGCCGGGGACGGGGCTGCTGGGGTCACTCGCCGAGGCACTCGAAGAGGCCCAGGTCATCGGCTATCCCGTCATGCTCAAGGCGACCGGCGGCGGGGGCGGTATCGGCATGTCGGCATGTCGCTGCGCCGATGAACTGACCGAGGCCTGGGAGCGGGTCCAGCGGATCGCCGCCGCCTCCTTCTCCTCCGCCGGCGTCTTCCTGGAGCGGCTCGTCGAGCGGGCCCGGCATGTCGAAGTGCAGGTGTTCGGCGACGGCGAGGGCAGGGTGGTCACCTTCGGCGACCGGGACTGCACGCTGCAACGGCGCCACCAGAAGGTGGTGGAGGAGGCCCCGGCACCCGGTCTCCCCGCTCACCTGCGCGAGCAACTGGCTGCCTCCGCCCGCGACTTGTGCGCCTCGATCGACTACCGCTCCGCCGGAACCGTCGAGTTCGTGTACGACGCCGCCCGCGAGGAGGCGTACTTCCTGGAGGTCAACACCCGCCTCCAGGTGGAGCACCCGGTCACCGAGGAGATCTACGGCGTCGACCTGGTCGCCTGGATGCTGCGCCTGGCACGCGGCGAGCGGGACGTCGTCCGCGCCCCGGGCCCACCGCGCGGCCACGCCGTCGAGGCCCGCCTCTACGCCGAGGACCCGTCACGCGAACACCGGCCGAGCTCGGGCCTGTTGACGAGGGTCGAGTTCCCGCACGGGGTGCGGGTGGACGGCTGGGTCGAGACGGGCACCGAGGTGACGACGGCGTACGACCCGATGCTCGCGAAGATCATCGCGTACGGCCCCGACCGCGCGCACGCCCTGCAGCGGCTGGACGAGGCGCTGGCCCGCACCCGCGTCGACGGCATCGAGACGAACCTCGGCCTGGTGCGGGCGGCGCTGGCGCACCAGGACTTCCTGGCCGCCGCCCACACGACGGCGACCCTCACGACCGTGCCCGACCCGACGCCCCGCATCGAGGTCCTCGCCGGCGGCACCCTCACCAGCGTGCAGGACTGGCCGGGCCGCACCGGCTACTGGCAGGTCGGCGTGCCGCCCTGCGGCCCGATGGACGACCTGTCCTTCCGGCTCGGCAACCGCGCCCTGGGCAACCCCGAGGGCGCGCCAGGTCTCGAATGCACCCTCCAGGGACCGGAGTTGCGGTTCTCGCACCCCACCACCGTGTGTGTGACGGGCGCCCCGGCCCCGGTCACGGTCGACGGCGGGGCGGTGGCGCAGTGGGAGCCGGTGACGGTGCCGGCGGGGGCCGTACTGGAGGTCGGAGCGCCGGCCGAGCACGGTCTGCGGACGTACGTCCTCGTCGCGGGCGGTCTCGACGTCCCCGCTTTCCTGGGCAGCGCGAGCACCTTCACGCTCGGCCGGTTCGGCGGGCACGGCGGACGCGCGCTGCGGACGGGGGACGTACTGCACGGCGGCACAGTCACCGAGGGGACGGCGGTCCCCTTGCCCGACCGCCCCTCCTTGGGTGCCGTATGGCACATCAAGGCCGTCGAAGGGCCGCACGCCGCCCCGGAGTTCTTCACCGAGGACGACATCCGCGACTTCTACGCCGCCGACTGGAAGGTCCACTTCAACTCCGCGCGGACCGGCATACGGCTCATAGGTCCCCGGCCGCGCTGGGCGCGCGCCGACGGCGGTGAGGCGGGCCTGCACCCGTCGAACATCCACGACACGCCGTACTCCGTGGGTGCCGTCGACTACACCGGCGACATGCCGGTGCTGCTCGGCCCGGACGGCCCGTCGCTGGGCGGGTTCGTGTGCCCGGCGACGGTGATCAGCGGCGAGCGCTGGAAGCTGGGGCAGCTGCGGCCGGGCGACACCGTACGGTTCCTGCCCGTGCGGGCCGACGGCTCCGCGCGCCCGGAGATCGCCGACGGCGGTGTGCTGGCGCGGGACGGCGATGTGACGTACCGCCGCAGTGGTGACGACAGTCTGCTGGTCGAGTTCGGGCCCATGCGGCTGGACCTGGCCCTGCGCATGCGCGTCCACGCGCTGATGGAGGCGGTGGCCGAGGCGGGCCGGGACGGGATCACCGACCTGACCCCGGGCATCCGCTCCCTCCAGATCCAGACGGACCCGGCCCGTCTGCCGCAGCACGAACTCCTCGCCGAGGTACGGCAGATGATCGCCTCCCTGCCGCCCACCGACGAGCTCGTCGTCCCGTCCCGCACGGTCCACCTCCCCCTCTCCTGGGACGACCCGGCGACGCGCGAGGCCATCGCCCGCTACATGGCGGGCGTACGCGACGACGCGCCCTGGTGCCCGTGGAACATCGAGTTCATCCGCCGCGTCAACGGCCTGGAATCGGTCGAGGACGTCCACCGCACGGTCTTCGACGCGGAGTACCTGGTCCTGGGGCTGGGCGATGTGTACCTGGGCGCCCCGGTCGCGACCCCGCTGGATCCCCGGCACCGCCTGGTGACCACGAAGTACAACCCGGCGCGCACCTGGACTGCGGAGAACTCGGTCGGCATCGGCGGGGCCTATCTGTGCGTCTACGGCATGGAGGGGCCCGGCGGCTACCAGTTCGTGGGCCGTACGACCCAGGTGTGGTCCGGGTGGCAGCAGCGCGGGGCGTTCGAGCCGGGCTCGCCCTGGCTGCTGCGGTTCTTCGACCGGATCAGGTGGTATCCGGTGAGCGCCGAGGAGTTGCTGGAGCTGCGGGCGGACCTCACGTCCGGGCGGTTCGTGCCGCGCATCGAGGAGGGCACCTTCTCGCTCGCCGACCACCGCGCCTTCCTGGCCGAGAACGCCGAGTCGATCGCGGAGTTCAGGGCCCGGCAGCAGGCCGCGTTCGCGGCGGAACGGGACGCGTGGGAGGCGGCCGGCGAGTTCGCGCGGGCGGAGCAGGCGACGGCGCCGGTCGCACCGGCGGCCGAGGTGACCGTCCCGGCGGGCGGGCGGCTCGTCGAGGCCGAGTTCGCGGCGTCGGTGTGGCAGCTGAACGTCCAGCCGGGTGACGAGGTGACGGCCGGACAGCCGCTGCTCGCCCTGGAGGCGATGAAGATGGAGTCCAGGGTGCACGCGCCGATCGCCGGCGTGGTCGTGGAGGTCCTGGTCAGGCCCGGGGATCAGGTGGCGGCGGGGACGGCGTTGGTCGTCCTCGCGCCCACCACGCCCTGA
- a CDS encoding urea amidolyase associated protein UAAP2, which yields MTTNTTTNTTTSTTVVPARAPWSSVVRAGETLTITDLHGNQAVDFLVYDAHDTSVRYSAPDTIQAQGGIFLTTSSVLMSNEHTPLMTVVADGVGRHDTLGGACSKESNTLRYGHHTWAQHACVDNFLAEGAEYGLGKRDLVSNINWYMNVPVEKDGTLGIVDGISAPGLSLTLRAERDVLVLVSNCPQINNPCNGFEPTAVEMTITEAGESTKPGEATKPGGAAEAGGA from the coding sequence ATGACCACGAACACGACCACGAACACGACCACGAGCACGACCGTCGTTCCGGCCCGTGCCCCCTGGTCGTCCGTCGTCCGCGCCGGCGAGACGCTCACCATCACCGACCTGCACGGCAACCAGGCCGTCGACTTCCTCGTGTACGACGCCCACGACACGTCCGTCCGCTACAGCGCGCCCGACACGATCCAGGCGCAGGGCGGCATCTTCCTCACCACGTCAAGCGTGCTGATGTCCAACGAGCACACCCCGCTGATGACCGTCGTCGCCGACGGCGTCGGCCGGCACGACACCCTCGGCGGCGCCTGCTCCAAGGAGTCGAACACGCTCCGGTACGGCCACCACACCTGGGCGCAGCACGCGTGCGTGGACAACTTCCTCGCCGAGGGTGCCGAGTACGGCCTCGGCAAGCGCGACCTCGTCTCCAACATCAACTGGTACATGAACGTGCCGGTCGAGAAGGACGGCACCCTCGGCATCGTCGACGGCATCTCGGCGCCGGGGCTGTCCCTGACGCTGCGCGCCGAGCGCGACGTCCTCGTCCTCGTCTCCAACTGCCCCCAGATCAACAACCCCTGCAACGGCTTCGAGCCGACGGCCGTGGAGATGACGATCACGGAGGCGGGCGAATCCACCAAGCCGGGCGAAGCCACCAAGCCGGGCGGCGCAGCCGAGGCGGGCGGCGCATGA
- a CDS encoding urea amidolyase associated protein UAAP1, with translation MATETTYGARDHARAQEGSRAEAMPVVPARDWPAPPGEAGRLVWAETVAGGNYTHRVLARGAQLRLTDLRGEACAHLLLYVADRPWERLNVADTVKVQWNAYLGENRLLLSDQGRVLASVVADTSGRHDALCGTSTLVRNTERYGDGSAQSPSPAGRELFKLAAAKNGLEPRDLPPSLSFFQGVEVREDGTLGFTGSTGPGGSVTLRAEQDVTVLIANVPHPADPRTEYVSTPLEVLAWRAAPTGPDDPLWNATPEGRRAFLNTAEFLAARGLA, from the coding sequence ATGGCGACAGAGACCACGTACGGAGCCCGTGACCATGCCCGCGCCCAGGAGGGGAGCCGGGCCGAGGCCATGCCCGTCGTACCGGCCCGGGACTGGCCGGCGCCGCCCGGTGAGGCGGGGCGACTGGTGTGGGCCGAGACGGTGGCGGGCGGCAACTACACGCACCGGGTGCTGGCCCGCGGCGCGCAGCTGCGGCTGACCGATCTGCGCGGCGAGGCGTGCGCGCATCTGCTGCTGTACGTGGCCGACCGCCCCTGGGAGCGGCTGAACGTCGCCGACACGGTCAAGGTCCAGTGGAACGCCTACCTCGGCGAGAACCGACTCCTGCTCTCCGACCAGGGCCGCGTCCTCGCCTCCGTCGTCGCCGACACCTCCGGCCGGCACGACGCGCTGTGCGGCACCTCCACCCTCGTACGCAACACCGAGCGCTACGGCGACGGCAGCGCGCAGTCCCCCTCCCCCGCCGGCCGTGAACTGTTCAAGCTGGCGGCCGCGAAGAACGGCCTCGAGCCCCGCGACCTGCCGCCGTCCCTGTCCTTCTTCCAGGGCGTGGAGGTGCGCGAGGACGGCACGCTCGGCTTCACCGGCTCGACCGGGCCGGGCGGCAGCGTGACCCTGCGCGCCGAGCAGGACGTGACCGTGCTGATCGCCAACGTGCCGCATCCGGCCGACCCCCGCACCGAGTACGTCAGCACCCCACTGGAGGTGCTCGCCTGGCGCGCGGCCCCGACCGGCCCCGACGACCCCCTGTGGAATGCCACCCCCGAGGGCCGCCGCGCCTTCCTCAACACCGCCGAATTCCTTGCCGCGAGGGGGCTCGCATGA
- a CDS encoding TetR/AcrR family transcriptional regulator gives MGTSGEPGSRRVGRPRAAQRLDSGLEPRAELLAAAAELFTTRGYAATTTRAVAERAGMRQASMYHYVSGKEELLAELLESTVTPSLAYARELLADDSTPAGGRLWELCRADVELLCGGPHNLGGLYLLPEVRAERFAGFHAVRAELKDAYRQLLAATPAGGALAKSELELRTDLLFGLIEGVILVHRSDPERPVSVFAEATADAALRIAGI, from the coding sequence ATGGGTACGTCAGGTGAGCCGGGCAGTCGCCGGGTCGGCAGGCCGCGGGCCGCTCAGCGGCTGGACAGCGGTCTGGAGCCGCGCGCCGAACTCCTCGCGGCCGCCGCCGAGTTGTTCACCACCCGGGGCTATGCCGCCACCACCACCCGCGCCGTCGCCGAGCGTGCGGGCATGCGGCAGGCGTCCATGTACCACTACGTCTCCGGCAAGGAGGAACTCCTCGCCGAGCTCCTGGAGTCAACGGTCACGCCCTCGCTCGCGTACGCCCGTGAACTCCTCGCCGACGACTCGACCCCGGCCGGAGGCCGGCTGTGGGAGCTGTGCCGGGCGGATGTGGAGCTGCTCTGCGGCGGCCCGCACAACCTCGGCGGGCTGTATCTGCTGCCCGAGGTGCGCGCCGAACGCTTCGCCGGCTTCCACGCCGTGCGCGCCGAACTCAAGGACGCCTACCGCCAGTTGCTCGCCGCCACGCCCGCGGGCGGCGCACTCGCCAAGAGCGAGCTGGAACTGCGTACGGATCTGCTCTTCGGTCTGATCGAGGGTGTCATCCTCGTCCACCGCTCCGACCCGGAGCGCCCGGTGTCGGTGTTCGCCGAGGCCACGGCCGACGCGGCGCTGCGTATCGCGGGGATCTGA
- a CDS encoding sensor histidine kinase KdpD — MVSVQSPPSRRELPYARVLLLPVIVMAAATGAAVAVVAEPARTAVGVCGAVALLLVLASAAEAVRRGRALREARAEHARHTAYLERRVAAHDAEMVRLATEITPAAIHRLRCGASPYEVMRDLAEIDPSYAQLPPVQLEFVRAMVDIIDHEEAIRDSAQRSFVNIARRVQAIVHQQAVELREMEEDHGRNPEVFDDLLRIDHGTMLIGRLADSISVLGGGRPGRQWPEPVPLYSVLRGAMSRILEYRRISLDSIVKVNIAGISVEPIIHAAAELLDNATRYSPPQTKVHVTATEVQTGVAIEIEDAGVSLSEEARARVEGMLERAKQGTDLQDLGESPRLGLAVVGRLCTAFNMQVSLRSSAYGGVRAVLVVPREMMTTDPAPGLAHGIGAGSAPKAEGPDVIEGPKRAPKKRRPTSPKLPAAVSLSDDVPVVTEWTAGGLPQRRSRVKTPLSKRIAEQAAIEQAEREGRPTIWSTRKPEPDPEPAADEPAPGAWVEAFWNGLKDGPDPLTLKPRTQPARPEADEEGDLK; from the coding sequence ATGGTGAGCGTTCAATCCCCGCCCAGTCGGCGTGAACTCCCGTACGCGCGCGTGCTTTTGCTGCCGGTCATAGTGATGGCCGCGGCGACCGGAGCCGCCGTCGCCGTGGTGGCGGAACCGGCCCGGACGGCCGTCGGCGTGTGCGGTGCCGTGGCCTTGTTGCTGGTGCTGGCGTCCGCGGCCGAAGCGGTGCGCCGCGGCCGCGCTCTGCGGGAGGCGCGGGCCGAGCACGCCCGTCACACCGCGTATCTGGAACGGCGCGTCGCCGCCCACGACGCGGAGATGGTCCGCCTCGCCACGGAGATCACGCCCGCTGCGATCCACCGGCTGCGCTGTGGCGCTTCACCCTATGAGGTGATGCGCGACCTCGCCGAGATCGACCCGTCCTATGCCCAACTCCCACCGGTGCAGCTCGAGTTCGTGAGGGCGATGGTCGACATCATCGACCACGAGGAAGCCATCCGCGACTCCGCCCAGCGCTCCTTCGTCAACATCGCCCGCCGCGTCCAGGCGATCGTCCACCAACAGGCCGTGGAACTCAGGGAGATGGAGGAGGACCACGGCCGCAACCCCGAGGTCTTCGACGACCTGCTGCGCATCGACCACGGCACCATGCTGATCGGCCGCCTCGCCGACTCCATCTCCGTGCTCGGCGGCGGCCGCCCCGGCCGCCAGTGGCCCGAACCCGTACCGCTGTACAGCGTGCTGCGCGGCGCCATGTCCCGCATCCTGGAGTACCGCCGCATCAGCCTGGACTCCATCGTCAAGGTCAACATCGCCGGCATCTCCGTCGAGCCGATCATCCACGCCGCGGCCGAACTCCTCGACAACGCCACGCGCTACTCGCCGCCGCAGACCAAGGTCCACGTCACCGCCACCGAGGTGCAGACCGGTGTCGCGATCGAGATCGAGGACGCCGGCGTCAGCCTCAGCGAGGAGGCCCGCGCCCGGGTCGAGGGCATGCTCGAACGCGCCAAGCAGGGCACCGACCTCCAGGACCTCGGCGAATCCCCGCGCCTGGGCCTGGCTGTCGTAGGCCGCCTCTGCACGGCCTTCAACATGCAGGTCTCGCTGCGTTCCTCCGCCTACGGCGGCGTCCGCGCCGTGCTCGTGGTGCCGCGCGAGATGATGACCACCGACCCCGCGCCCGGACTCGCCCACGGCATCGGCGCCGGGTCGGCGCCCAAGGCCGAGGGCCCCGATGTGATCGAAGGCCCCAAGCGCGCCCCCAAGAAGCGGCGCCCCACCAGCCCGAAGCTCCCCGCCGCGGTCTCCCTGTCGGACGACGTCCCCGTCGTCACCGAGTGGACCGCGGGCGGGCTGCCCCAGCGTCGCAGCCGGGTCAAGACCCCGCTCAGCAAGCGGATCGCCGAGCAGGCGGCCATCGAGCAGGCCGAACGGGAGGGCCGGCCGACCATCTGGTCGACCCGCAAGCCCGAGCCCGACCCCGAGCCGGCGGCGGACGAGCCCGCCCCCGGTGCCTGGGTCGAGGCGTTCTGGAACGGACTCAAGGACGGTCCGGACCCGCTCACACTCAAACCGCGAACCCAACCGGCCCGCCCCGAGGCCGACGAGGAGGGGGACCTCAAGTGA
- a CDS encoding roadblock/LC7 domain-containing protein has translation MIQQRANFDWMLKELHDGVPGIQMIVVLSADGLRIARYGGDPDTADRVAAACAGLQSLASAVASEIPKSDGKMKMVLIEINGGYFYLMAAGANAYLAVLSDTFAEPGRMSNRMTDLVARIGAHLTSPPRRNGQTV, from the coding sequence GTGATTCAGCAGCGCGCGAACTTCGACTGGATGCTCAAGGAGCTCCACGACGGCGTACCGGGCATCCAGATGATCGTGGTGCTCTCCGCCGACGGACTGCGCATCGCCCGTTACGGCGGCGACCCGGACACCGCCGACCGCGTCGCCGCGGCCTGCGCCGGCCTGCAGAGCCTGGCCAGCGCCGTCGCCTCGGAGATCCCGAAGAGCGACGGCAAGATGAAGATGGTCCTGATCGAGATCAACGGCGGCTACTTCTACCTGATGGCCGCCGGCGCCAACGCCTATCTCGCGGTGCTCTCCGACACGTTCGCCGAACCGGGCCGGATGAGCAACCGCATGACCGACCTGGTCGCCCGCATCGGCGCCCATCTCACCAGTCCGCCCCGGCGCAACGGGCAGACCGTATGA
- a CDS encoding DUF742 domain-containing protein has protein sequence MTPPQRQRRSPKEQPPPPPPPAKTGKQKNPERLFVVAGPDGGERDGDLDLVTLIVARADPPPSAPPEQSALLRLCTAPLSVAELSAYLNLPFSMMTVVLTDMLTAGLVTARAPIVRQAVADRSILEAVMHGLQRL, from the coding sequence ATGACTCCTCCGCAACGCCAGCGGCGATCCCCCAAGGAACAACCGCCTCCACCACCGCCGCCCGCCAAGACCGGGAAGCAGAAGAACCCGGAACGGCTCTTCGTGGTGGCCGGCCCGGACGGCGGCGAGCGCGACGGGGACCTCGACCTGGTCACCTTAATCGTGGCGCGCGCCGACCCGCCGCCCTCCGCCCCGCCGGAACAATCGGCGCTGCTCCGGCTCTGTACCGCCCCTCTGTCCGTGGCCGAGCTCTCGGCCTATCTCAACCTGCCGTTCAGCATGATGACGGTCGTGCTCACCGACATGCTGACGGCCGGACTGGTGACGGCGCGCGCCCCGATCGTGCGCCAGGCCGTCGCCGACCGTTCAATTCTCGAAGCGGTGATGCATGGACTTCAAAGGCTCTGA
- a CDS encoding ATP/GTP-binding protein, with the protein MDFKGSDIIPGPRTEDQLPHTAEAAVKIVIVGGFGVGKTTMVGAVSEIKPLTTEETMTQAGIGVDDNYGSDTKTATTVAMDFGRISITEQLVLYLFGTPGQERFWFLWNGLFEGALGAIVLVDTRRLEVSFDVIGRLEECGVPFVVAVNTFPDAPRYPVSELRTALDLPEEIPIVECDVRRRASSRDVLMTLMHFLHALATAKAPA; encoded by the coding sequence ATGGACTTCAAAGGCTCTGACATCATCCCCGGTCCACGGACCGAGGACCAGCTGCCGCACACGGCCGAAGCCGCGGTCAAGATCGTGATCGTGGGCGGCTTCGGCGTCGGCAAGACGACCATGGTCGGTGCGGTCAGCGAGATCAAGCCACTGACCACCGAAGAGACCATGACGCAGGCAGGCATCGGCGTCGACGACAACTACGGCTCGGACACCAAGACGGCCACCACCGTCGCGATGGACTTCGGCCGCATCAGCATCACCGAACAACTGGTGCTGTACCTCTTCGGCACGCCCGGCCAGGAACGCTTCTGGTTCCTGTGGAACGGGTTGTTCGAGGGCGCGCTGGGCGCGATCGTGCTGGTCGACACCCGCCGTCTCGAGGTCAGCTTCGACGTCATAGGGCGACTGGAGGAGTGCGGCGTGCCCTTCGTGGTGGCCGTCAACACCTTCCCGGACGCTCCCCGTTACCCCGTCTCCGAACTCCGTACGGCACTCGACCTGCCCGAGGAGATCCCGATCGTCGAGTGTGACGTCCGCCGCCGGGCCTCCAGCCGCGACGTCCTGATGACCCTGATGCACTTCCTGCACGCGCTGGCCACGGCGAAGGCTCCGGCGTAA
- a CDS encoding cytochrome P450, whose translation MASPPPGCPAHGIGPGGLRRLYGPEAEDLGAVYEKLRAEHGPVAPALLHDDVPIWVVLGHSENLHMVRTPSQYCRDTRQWAALQDGTVKPDHPLMPHFAWQPICSHAEGDGHLRLRGAVNGAMSTIDHRGIRRYINRATQHLVNQFCEEGRAELVSQFAEHLPMVVMCEILGMPEEYNDQIVQAARDMPKGTETAIASNAYLMDVLMRLTARRRTEPKDDFTSHLINHPARLTDDEVGQHLRIILVAAYEATANLIANVLRVVLTDPRFRAQLSGGQMTVPEAVEQSLWDEPPFSTVLPYIAKQDTELGGQRIRKNDGLVLGIAPGNVDPRVRPDLNANMQGNRSHLAFGGGPHECPGQDIGRAIAEVGVDALLTRLPDVQLSCEEDELCWRASISNRHLVELPVKFAPKPQQDVMARPAHPMASQRPGNWPVSPPQPQSATPEPATPSTAPTPTPTPEPAGRPGVFRRLLRWWRGD comes from the coding sequence ATGGCCTCCCCGCCCCCCGGCTGCCCCGCGCACGGCATCGGCCCCGGCGGGCTGCGCCGGCTGTACGGCCCCGAGGCGGAGGACCTGGGAGCCGTGTACGAGAAGCTCCGTGCCGAGCACGGCCCGGTGGCTCCGGCGCTGCTGCACGACGATGTGCCGATCTGGGTGGTGCTCGGCCACAGCGAGAACCTGCACATGGTGCGCACTCCCTCGCAGTACTGCCGTGATACCCGGCAGTGGGCCGCCCTGCAGGACGGCACGGTCAAGCCCGACCATCCGCTCATGCCGCACTTCGCCTGGCAGCCCATCTGCAGTCATGCCGAGGGCGACGGGCATCTGCGGCTGCGCGGTGCGGTCAATGGCGCCATGTCGACCATCGACCACCGGGGTATCCGCCGCTACATCAACCGCGCGACCCAGCACCTCGTCAACCAGTTCTGCGAGGAGGGCAGGGCCGAGCTGGTCAGCCAGTTCGCCGAGCACCTGCCGATGGTGGTGATGTGTGAGATCCTCGGCATGCCCGAGGAGTACAACGACCAGATCGTGCAGGCCGCTCGCGACATGCCCAAGGGCACCGAGACCGCGATCGCCAGCAACGCGTACCTCATGGACGTCCTGATGCGGCTCACCGCCCGCCGCCGGACCGAACCCAAGGACGACTTCACCAGCCATCTGATCAACCACCCGGCGCGGCTCACCGACGACGAGGTCGGCCAGCACCTGCGCATCATCCTGGTCGCCGCGTATGAGGCCACCGCCAACCTGATCGCCAACGTCCTGCGGGTGGTACTCACCGACCCGCGGTTCCGTGCCCAGCTCAGCGGCGGCCAGATGACGGTGCCCGAGGCGGTCGAGCAGTCCCTGTGGGACGAGCCGCCGTTCAGTACCGTCCTTCCCTACATCGCCAAGCAGGACACCGAGCTGGGCGGCCAGCGCATTCGCAAGAACGACGGCCTCGTCCTCGGCATCGCGCCGGGCAACGTCGACCCGCGCGTTCGGCCCGACCTCAATGCCAACATGCAGGGCAACCGCTCCCACCTCGCCTTCGGCGGCGGCCCCCACGAGTGCCCGGGTCAGGACATCGGCCGCGCCATCGCCGAGGTCGGCGTCGACGCGCTGCTGACCCGCCTGCCTGACGTCCAACTCTCCTGCGAGGAGGACGAGCTGTGCTGGCGGGCGTCCATCTCGAACCGGCACCTGGTGGAACTGCCGGTGAAGTTCGCGCCCAAACCCCAGCAGGACGTCATGGCGCGGCCCGCGCATCCGATGGCCTCGCAGCGTCCCGGTAACTGGCCGGTCAGCCCGCCACAGCCGCAGTCGGCGACTCCGGAGCCTGCCACTCCGTCCACGGCTCCGACGCCGACGCCGACACCCGAACCGGCTGGTCGCCCGGGCGTGTTCCGGCGCCTCCTGCGCTGGTGGCGCGGCGACTGA